The following nucleotide sequence is from Trifolium pratense cultivar HEN17-A07 linkage group LG2, ARS_RC_1.1, whole genome shotgun sequence.
AATTCTCCCATTACTTGTTCAGTTTTGTTCTGTGGATACATAGTGCAATAATATGCAATGATGGTTATCAAAAGGATGGATGaatattatgatttatgaatgTATTAAACTTGAATTTATAGTGCAAAAATGGTACTAGTAGAAGAAAATATACCTAGTTAAAATTTGGAAATAACAATTAACAATGTGGTGGTAATTTTAAGTAACTTGACAAGGTGGCTTTTGTTTGAGTAAGGAAGTTTCATGTTTTGGGCCAAGAGAAATGTTTGTGGATATTCACTACCTATGTCTTGTAGTTACTACTACAATACTACCTAagatattgaaatttatttcttagctgttaatttattttaagtaagTATCCTAATTGATATTTCAtttactaaaattattttttctattgtAAAGATTCacatttctcattttttattcaCGATTTTACATACAATCTTGGTCGATGTAGTACTTCGACAATGATTGAGTTTCGGGGCATTGTTCATGGTTCGGGGTTAGCAAGTACAATCTATGATGCGTGTTAACATTGTCAAATCTCGAAAGACTTGTGACCTTTATCTATCTCCTCTTATACACCGGCTATCATTTTTTTCTCGACAAGACTGATTGAAATTGTGACACTAGACACATCTATTAGAAGGGTATTGTTACGCCTACATATAATCTTGCTAATTGGTACTTGGGTTTTCTGAAATGTGTAATTCTCGTCTTCTTTAACGCTTTTATTGGCCGATAATTGTAGAGGGATATATTTCCCTCCATTAGTTCCTAGTCTTCATGTCATACCAATAGGGATTGAATCTAACAAAATGAACTaaatttataaaacattgaTGAGCCAAAGTTCGAATCTCAACTAATAAAGatgtttatatttaatgttCAACCATGTCGCAAATATGATTATCTCctatgaaaaaatttaaaaaattatatgattCTTCAAAATGAGAGAAACAACCATTGAGATAACTATAGCTTAACAATACTCATACATATATAGTTTCCTTTTAACAATACAAACAACAATGCATCACATTTAAAACCACACTTTATTTAAAGTATACATAATTGAACATCAAGAATTCAGTTCTTTTTATTTGGCTAGCTTAAAAGAACTTAATTGTTAAAGCATGCAAAAAATTTCTTTGGTGCAACTCCACGGCTACGAAACTTTGCAGCTGTGTCTTCTAGGTCAAGAAATTCTTCCCTTTTTTGAGCCTCAACTATTGCCCTTTTCTCTTCAGCATATTGATGGATTTCAGCtacttcatttttcatttttaaaacatattcaACCTTCTTTCTTTCCAAATTTTCctgttatttaaaacaatatcCAATGAGTGAAATTAACAACTaatatttgaaaagaaaaatagttgAACCGAGATTTCTTGTGATCAGGTAGTCTCAAATTCAGAAAAATTTAAACAATTGAAAAAAGATCAAAttgtgaaaattaaaataaaattttgaaatctCGACCGTTTGATTATGTCAAGTGTTTATATCATCCTTGCGGTCACTTCTAACCGTTGGGAAtccatttctttttttggttttcaccatcagtatccAGCCACTGGtccgcctaatctggttcggaagtcagttctggcatcaagtagtTCTAGCCTCCTCTCGATCACAGTTgcaggggatcgaaccgtggtcctcctcATCAAGTCAAACGTCAatccactgaaccaactaacgattggtgcAGGGAATCCATTTCCGAAAAGAGTCCACACATTGATGCATTAAATAAGTGTTAATCCCTTAGGACGCATGAATTAATAATCACCTCAAATTTCTTGAGTTGTGCCTCTATAGATGCTTTCCTGCTTTCCTCCCATAATCCAACAGCAGATTGCTTCTTGTATGCCCTGGGGTCACCATTTCATCTTTCATCAAGCTCCATTTTCAAAATATGGTTAATTAAATTGAAGATTCTATCCAACATCTAATATTTGACATTTGTACATGACTAAAAAAGTATTTAATCAAAACTAAGTGCCAACCAAAGGGTAAATTGTGAAGTAGTATACATTCTTTAATTAACTAGTTTCAGTATTTCAGGATCCACATCCCATGCTTCAAAGTCAAACAAATTCACAAGaaatctcatatatatatatatatatatatatatatatatatatatatatatatatatatatatatatatatatatatatatttctataaATGCACAAAAATAGGATGTAAGACGATGtgtttaaaatacaaaataccATCAAGTTtagataattacacatgagtGAAAGAGAAACGGATAAAAAAACTGTGTTGCGCCAATAATTACACGATGTGTTTTagatataaaaagaaaagaattacTCAATAATTAACTTACTGTATTTTAGACATTCTTAATGGAGAAGTTTTGTACTAATTACCATTGAGCCCAATAACTCCAAACTATACCTCAAAAGGTCACATCAACATTTTCTTGTTAAACACGTTTATAatgaattttcaaaaaaaataaaaattaggacAAAACAATGATTTATATCTCCTAAGAAAAACCATAATTTTTAATGCATGTATGGTATCACAGTGGGTTTGGTAAAATCAAAGTCTCCTAATGCAAAAACTCTTGAAACATGAATGGCTAATGTTATAATCATATCATAGATTTAAATTAATACTAGATTATAAGATAAGATGGACTCTTGCCTATTTTCTGCCTTTGTTTTTTCACTTTCTTCCCATGCTTTAATCAAAGCCAATCTTTTCTCTGCTACAATCTTTGCAAGTCCAGTATCtaatgaaacaaaataaaaaaaaatttaactataTCTATTTAAGCATACAATAACtttatacaattttatttttattttttgacaattaCCTCTATCAGTTGAGTCTTTAGTATCCTTTTTATCATCATGATCCCCTGTTTCCTTATTATCAGCATGATCTTCTACAACCTCTGCATGAAAACATGATCGGTTGAATGAATCAATGTAATATTAGACAACACCGTAGAATATGGACAATATTATATCCACcgtttcttatatttttttattaaataaacgatatttattcattaaaaaaaattgtttcaaataaaaagctgtcaaaaaagtaatatttgcggtaatcaaacacaaaataatttacgatttttcaaaaaaaaaatctaattttttttcactaaataaaataaagaaagaggGAAGAGTGAGACATACTTTGATCATCATCAACTATAGAAGTGACTTGTTGATCATTTGGTTCCTGGCTGATTGTGTTAAGAGCATCTGATTCCTTTACCAGAACCGGCGAATGCTCTTCAGGAACAACTTCTAGTGATGACTCGGTTTTGTTCAAATCGGAACCTTCTAATTCTCCCATGTCTTATTGTGTTGCAAAGTTAGCAAAGAAAGCTAATTCAGTTATGATTGACAAGAGTGGTTGAATTTCAATTAGGATTGTAGTAATATATATAGCAACTAAGCAAAGAGCAAAAAATGTGAAGTATAAGAAAATATTCCTAGCTAGCTTGATGGCATTTGGAAATAACAAGGTGGTGGTGCTAAGTAACTTGACAGGGTGGCTAATTTGTTTGACAAACAAACGTAGGGAAGTTTCACTTTAGTTAATTAGGCCACACACAACAAATATgtgtgttgtttttttatttttgtagttaCTTACTACtaacttctttttttgactCATATTGTAGTTACTAACTATGTCTTATATATGACAACTGTCTAAACAACTACTATGTCTAATCATattcaaattgaaatttatttgtAAGTTTCACCTTGTTTTCATTAGctgctatttttttaaaagtaatttagtTGTTATACGGTTAGAATCACACATCTTAAATGCGAAAATGTGAAGAATCACATATTCGAACTAAGGTCTTTATATATCAACATTCTTACGGCTATCAACTCAGTTGTACTTATTTataatgatttaattttataattttggtaCAATAGTTTAGCTACTTCTAATAGAAGTtctaataattttgacattaaGTTCTAATAATTACATTTACCTCCTTTTAAAGACACTAGTGAGGCTCGAATCCAGAATCTCTTCGCAAGACATGACTTTTTACTACTAAACCAAGCCTTTGGAGTTCTACACTTCTCTtaataatttgaagtatttactatttattcaACAATCAATTAGAATAAGCTAAATGcatgttaaataaattttttgttcttatttcTTCACAAAGAAATTTcgttattaaaaatataacaaattttgattatagtccataaaaataaaaccacGTATTTTTCGTTAtcttgaatttatatttttttttacaattagtCTAGTGGTTAAAAATTCAACTTTAAAATTGAATAAGTGGAACATTTAAGGTTCAAATTCCCccctcctgcatataaaatatgatgttcATACCAACTGAATTTAGCTCACGAAGACTTATCTTAAaaatttctatttcattttttcatgaacaaaacaaactatAGTACTAGTACAGCTTAATACATTGAATTGAATGATAATGCATCGTTTCTTAATTGTGATGATACCGCGTGCGTAAAGCCTCAAATAAGCAACCGTGCCGTGatgcttcaatttcattttGGCTTTTATGGTTTCTTTCACTAAAATCCTTCCTTACTCaactatttttttgaacaattttgatactttttctTTGGGTACATGCAATGTTATATATGGTGTGAATGAATTTAAGCTTATATGCAGGGGTGGTTTGCACACATGTGcaaggtgtgcgacggcatcgggcctcaaaattttgagggtctcagctcaaaattttgaggtcctataatattacttatatattatttatatctataaaatatcagatatttattaatagattaatttttaggccctaaactaatagttatatattgttaatgttcatataatatcatatgagtatcgaTAGATtaattatctatactcgtaaatatagttttagtccattttaatctttccataaaatttaaacaaagataattattttgtatttcttatcctatttgatttgatgcaattggtttaatattgataatctatatgtttacaagaataaaaatgatttttttatattatacgcaattgaaatcgacaattttttttttaaaaaaatattaaattttttatattaagaggccacttttatattttgcacagggCCTCCTAAAACCCGGAGACGCCCCTTGCTTATAtgttcaatttatttaattttgattttgagacAATAACATCATCCTGACTTCAGTCACCATAATTGATACTTGAGTTGACCCTCACACAAGCTTTTGAAATGTTTCAATCCATTCATCGATTGGGATCACACGTGTTcttttatcaatcaatatataagTAACGTTTGATTATATTATCTTGTTTACCCACCAAGAGAATAGTGTTCTTTGACTTGAATTAGTGACTAAtgcttttaaattttgattgtaGTTATATGAAAAGTTGCTAAAGTAATATGAGATACTTCTAGGAGGTGGGGTGGTTTTATTTGGGGTTTGTCGGTCTTGACTTCAATGGGAAGTGGTATTTTATTCTGAGATATATCACTTCACATCGGTTGAAAAATTGTTGTTGAATAGTAATATATTAATGAGAGGATCGATAAACTTAATGTATTAaagttttgagtaaaaatattgtgtcaaaaaTTACTTGTGTGATTGCTAAGACTCAATGTGTCAATTCAAGGTCCgtttattttggatttttttaagaaaaaatccattttatcttttttataaacttttttttaaaaaaaatcatttttaaccCTGAAATGAAAAGCTATTCCTAATAGCTAGCTtttcaagaatttttttattttttattttaactaagGAACTAAGTGTAGGAgttttccattttaaaaaaaactgagattttttttttttgtagtaaacaaatgaaaaataattttagattttttttttaaatctctaAAAAAGAGTCTTtagattttttcaaaacaaaatcactttttttaaaagctTAAGTAGACGCACCCTCAATCTAGTGAGACATCCCTCGTAATCCAACACGTGGTATCAAAATCTAATTCAACTTAAAAAATTGTATCCACATTTGGACAAAATGTTGTCATTTTCTTTAAAGTGTAAAATCgtaaatttttcaaaagaaaacaaaaataagatatttgttaataaataaagttaaacattaacaaaattgtGGTATTTATCATTCTTTTGTGGAATTAATAAACTGAGATAACCTTGACCAAACAAAAAATCTTAGTCGGCTAGTACTTTCAAGGGCCCATAAGTTTGTTGATGACAAAAACTACTTAACTCAAACACCCTAATTTGTTACAGTACAGCATCTATTAGCAACCAGTTTAGTTCAAAACATGGTACAAACGCCCATGGTATTACACTACCTTGTCCTCTTTATTAACACTCTCCTACATAAAGCTATACCATATGCAACATACATTTCTAATACTTATTTTTACTTGCATTTGGTTTCACATCATCTTAGAATTAATCTTAGAACTAATTACAAGTTATTTGATGATGGATGTGTTCATTCCAGAAGATTATGTTAGAAAGCGTAGGCTTGAAAAAAAGCTCTCAGCTACGGTGGCTTCCACAAAAGGTTCACATTGGAATAGCAATGACAGGATTAAGGATAGCAAAGAGCTTGATGGCAATGTTTTCTTCCCCTCTAACTCTAATAAAGGCCTATCCCCCCTTGTCGATGACCATCTTTTTATTTACTTCTCGGCTTAATTCATTTCTATGCAAGATATCGTTAGATGTTAATTAGAATTAGTTTAATATTATTTGAGGTAGTTAGAAGTTAGTTGTgattcttgaccaaaaaatatttaGTTGGAGAAGAGACAAATATTAAGTTGGTTATATTAGTTATCTTATCATGTATATTCATTTGTAATCAACTTTGTCATATCATACTATCCATTCTAAAGTCAATctttcacttatttatttatttatttatttattttcttttttggactTTACCATTACTTCTCAACAACATTGCTTGATAATTTAGTCCTTGCTTCTTCAACTTTTGTTTTACATGGAGTTGTTGGTGTATGGCATTTGTAAGATGGATGGGgcatttcttaattaatttgttgGTGTATGTTCGATGAGTGATAGAAGATCTACTTCAGGCCATTGTGTCTTCCTATTCGAAAACTTTGTGGCTTGGCAGATTAAGAAGCAAAGTGTAGTAGTTCAATCAAGTGTTGATACAAAATTTGGAGCTATGACATAGAAATTGTTATAAGACGAAACACATTTGAGAATTGAGAGATACAGTCACAAAAGAGAAGCTTGACAATACATTGATAACTACAATTTACATTGCTTTTGAACATTGGCCAACAAATGCGTTAACAAATAACTTACCAACATAACAACTCAACCAACTTGTAAACTAGGAATGATAAATATCATTCACTAGTTCTTTATAAGTGTATTCAACTCATTAATCAAACCTGTTAGGTttagaataatttatttaaatgaacTAGTAGTGCATGTACTCTGTTTACAGTTTTCAAATAtatctgaattttttttctacacTGTATCTGTTCGCTGTTACGGTAAGAATCAAGAGAAATTAATCAAATTGGGAACAATAATAAGTGGCAGAAACACTCCACTGTTACTTTTAGTGGCACATCAAGATAGTACTAAGTTTTGAAAACATGTATTGAGTAAGAGtagcaaaaaagaaaatacgTCGCCTTATGCAAAAATTTGGTTGTCTCAGCTTTTCCTTCTGCTATTTTTATTTCCATTTTGCTTCTTCTGCTACTACTACTTCTGTTGGCATAATGATCATGTCAATACTAAATGGTGCAGATTTGTTCCAGTGCTTGCTTAAGTGAGTATCTGAAAGTTTCGCAttctcatttattttgggattcGATCAGTTATGAAGTTGTCTATTTTGGCTTTAGCTTTTCCCatcattttgtcaaacttgCTTATAAGGCAGCTTTCTTCTTTTGGTCTTTTATAGCTTGGACCTCTTTAGTAAGCATTCTTGGGGCTATGGCCATAGCCATTAGCTCTTGGAAGAGCAGCTTACAAGCATAAGGAATGTAAACCTGCATAGACAATCAAAAGCCAAAACGAGAGACTAAGAATTCACCACGAGAAGAGAACATCTTGGATTTTAATATGGATTACAGTGCAATAGAAGGATATATGATCATTCACCTGAACAATGTCAGTTTTGTTCTTGCAGCCCCTACATTCAAAAGAAGTCTTCTTCAAATTTGCAATAGCTATCAACCCACAGAGTTCACACACATGGACCCTATATGCATCACTTTGATCAAACAATCTTTCCTTCATGAAGTGAGCAGCTCCATGGGCTATCATGCAATCACGTTCCATTTCTCCAAATCGAAGACCTCCATCTCGTGAGCGCCCCTCAGCAGGTTGCCTTGTAAGAATCTGCACAGGACCTCGTCCACGAGAATGGATCTTGTCATCAACCATATGCTTCAATCTTTGGTAATAGGTAGGGCCAAGGAATATCATTGCACTGAGACGCCTCCCTGTATGACCATTGTACATTGTCTCAAAACCACGCATTTGGTACCCACATTTGTGTAGAGCTTTGCTGATATTATCCACCTGGATTAcagtagtaaaaaaaatatcagaattttttcttttgaccaaAACAAACTTgattcatttcattaatcaataaaCGTTCAATACATAAAGGAATAAAcacaaatctatggaaactaacccaagaattggccgccctagcaagcATATGAGCCACATAGTGACAAAATATCAGAATtttaaacaaacaataaaatgcATCTTGAACTTAATCCATAAAACAAGAATTCTACCATGACTTTTTGAATAGGCAAATAGAGGAATCACTTTGACTGAAGCCTTTTTAAGAAGTTGAATCTATACATCATTATAGACACTTTCCCTGAGATCTCTCTACTAAAATACATTTAGGTTTATAGTTAAATGCTGAAAGGCACATTGCTAAGCTCTGGGTCGATGGTGTTTTATACACTTAATAATTTCCTTGTGTCTACTGCTAAAGCACATATTGCCAGTGGAAGGGTAATTAACGACTGACAAGATCCAATAAGAGCAGCTGAAAGTAGCTTACTTAGGCAAGCAGTTTTCCAATTTCTTACACGtatttgatgttaaaaaaaggaaaaagtgaCGAAAGAATGCTACTTACAGTAACATCTGTAAAAGGAGTAGCATCTCCTTCTTTTCCCATGTGGGCTGCTACCTTACCCATGATACACTCAATAAGCTGGCCAATTGTCATTCGGGAAGGTATAGCATGTGGATTGACAATAATATCAGGGGTGATGCCTTCCACAGTCCAGGGCATGTCTTCTTGTGTATAAGTCATACCAACTGTCCCCTTCTGACCATGTCTACTGCTGAATTTGTCACCAATCTGTGGTATTCGAACAGATCTCACTCTTACTTTCACGAATCTCAATCCATCAGCATTTGTTGTCAACAGAACCTACAAAATAGTAAATTCATAAATCTGGCAGCAAAAGAAAGTTATGccaggaatttaaaattttgctATATTAATATGATCTTCATTTCAGAtatagtcatttttttttatactgtaACTCTTATTTTTTAACGAAAAACCTTCCCTTTCATTATGATTTGATTTCATAATATAGGGTCAAACTCAATTTGTAACACATGAAAGTAAATATGTGAGAAAACTTACTTGATCAACCATTCCATTTTCACTGTGGCGTAAGCTTATGCTGTGATCACGTCTTGAGTAACGAGAAGCTTGTCCTTGAGCATCCTCCTGAGATAAAGGAGTGGTCTTTCCAATGATAACATCCTCACCAGACACTCTTGAGCCCTGTTTCGTGGTAATAAATTGCTACATTTAGTACATAATTTCACTGTCGCACGTGTTATTAGGGATGTAGTCAAAATTTATGCTTACAGGTGGAGCAAgaccatcatcatccaacttaTCATAAGAACCATGCCTCATACCCTGCAAAACAAAACTTTGTTATAAACTACCAAATAGAAAATCAACGTATATATAAGAGCGAAAATTTTCACCATGGTGGAAGCTCTATCAGGCCGGCCGAAATCTTCTTTGACAAGGGTTCCCATTTTCTTCTCTTCATCTCTGTAGAAGTTAAAACAATGCAACATATCATGCAAAAATCACAAGCACAACAATAAAAAGGAGtgagtttttttattaatt
It contains:
- the LOC123908341 gene encoding remorin-like isoform X2 → MGELEGSDLNKTESSLEVVPEEHSPVLVKESDALNTISQEPNDQQVTSIVDDDQKVVEDHADNKETGDHDDKKDTKDSTDTGLAKIVAEKRLALIKAWEESEKTKAENRAYKKQSAVGLWEESRKASIEAQLKKFEENLERKKVEYVLKMKNEVAEIHQYAEEKRAIVEAQKREEFLDLEDTAAKFRSRGVAPKKFFACFNN
- the LOC123908341 gene encoding remorin-like isoform X1, with product MGELEGSDLNKTESSLEVVPEEHSPVLVKESDALNTISQEPNDQQVTSIVDDDQKVVEDHADNKETGDHDDKKDTKDSTDRDTGLAKIVAEKRLALIKAWEESEKTKAENRAYKKQSAVGLWEESRKASIEAQLKKFEENLERKKVEYVLKMKNEVAEIHQYAEEKRAIVEAQKREEFLDLEDTAAKFRSRGVAPKKFFACFNN